One window of the Leishmania infantum JPCM5 genome chromosome 28 genome contains the following:
- a CDS encoding DNA repair protein-like protein, protein MEDVDAFLASLDQFSSPTIDAGIQRQQERQSGEVTTPSASAASAAAPRNSQRQHRRRQRDGDTGALACPAAPKQLHFANSSDNAGQNRSVPHLPAASPSSHPHAVVSRHPPHTWWCSRCAAENTAQMQSCALCHRRRHRVEGPRPPQASPEASLPSASPVGSPAPMSESSQVRSTGAPAGARGGEPGYEPVVVAGPGEISCPRCTFLNSSSRRTCEMCDGTLPAAIASFTTTMKDVGASLQKSSPSAAMSGGTPLGFGASAAAPVPSRALAGLGSGGRPRGEHAPEPAPSGVAATTQRVVLEEAARATLSLSPVALGSQSTQSSSSSFSDSDDDDDGESGGEWSDEEEIASRDTAGHRELVRFLEALQSVKFDTLPCAAVPATMRARAELRPFQLQALYWLLSREQPPLLRARVAPGDTDSLIATKEATRTIDSGAVSRGDEEDDVTYAGGSGRGGGEAFGEGADFDAESSCTASSASRALTTTSCPPSSGVATRTPNGGAEDDTNMSMRGQEMICTVRGGVFADYMGLGKTRTLIALCETTRVPRIDRVTGSLVESAATLIVCPTSLLTQWVREIQHCVQRPAAAPLRILVYYGARKRHLSLFQVAQSYDYVLTTYQTLCQKQPPASRFGHTHANGGAMRSGGGSPARAADFSDVDDFAEGSSFPSSVDDYDVDRRLQTEVDKLFMIRWGRIILDEAHYIRNMRTHQSRACLKLSGVCRWAVTATPVQNSLNDLYPLLRFLAVPHFSSLVWWNNEIVRYYNLDPLHPRPVTALSILFGSILLRRTPDSIVDGKPILELPPKRAITYTVGLSREEMRFYQSIHAKATEKLNALRDREACAARTPLAIFTTAFEMLVRCRQTCLHPYIVVAALRRCHRLPGAEAGRGATASPDGIDRTSAATNCASSEEARHQREEDQRTARAIDEFIQTVVLRRLRTIKAREFVQSLVEEIKHQKLESRECIICLETVNRPAILPCAHVFCEECIKHALQATRRCPLCKRNSKASELLLIPVELLNRTAQQPNTSTGGADRAGDGRTSPAEPAPEVPLHLDLSDMNNWSLQLSSKTQYLIDTIRSLPAEDKVVVFSSFLTYLRCAQHWLQAAGVSCALYSGSMTMKQKQSLLELFHDAARPASPRVLLATISSCGVGLNLTCANHCFLMEPSWNPGTEEQALNRIYRIGQTKPVTFTKLIADGTIEQNISQLCDRKRALSGYCFSSSVTGAAAAGGGGDGRLRTADLLELFAPEKSSESSDDDDSSEEDDEAEGE, encoded by the coding sequence GGTGTTCCAGATGCGCAGCAGAGAACACGGCTCAGATGCAGAGCTGCGCGCTctgccatcgtcgtcgccaccgcgtGGAGGGGCCCCGACCGCCGCAGGCGTCGCCTGAAGCGTCTCTCCCCTCGGCTTCGCCGGTCGGCTCACCTGCACCGATGTCAGAGTCTTCTCAGGTTCGCTCCACCGGTGCACCGGCGGGTGCACGCGGTGGAGAGCCAGGCTATGAGCCGGTCGTTGTTGCAGGGCCAGGGGAAATCTCGTGTCCCCGATGCACCTTTCTTAACTCGTCCTCGAGGCGCACCTGCGAGATGTGCGACGGAACACTGCCCGCGGCGATCGCTTCCTTCACGACCACCATGAAGGACGTCGGCGCCTCTCTGCAAAAGTCGAGCCCCTCGGCCGCCATGTCCGGTGGCACGCCGCTTGGTTTcggcgcgtctgccgctgcaccagTCCCTTCCAGGGCTCTCGCAGGCCTGggaagcggcggccgtcCGCGGGGCGAACACGCACCGGAACCAGCGCCGtctggcgtcgccgccacgacACAGCGTGTGGTTCTGGAGGAGGCCGCCAGGGCAaccttgtctctctctcccgtgGCCCTGGGCAGCCAGAGCACCcagtcgtcgtcctcgtctttCTCTGATAGtgacgacgatgatgacggGGAGAGCGGGGGCGAGTGGagtgacgaggaggagatcgcGTCGCGCGACACGGCTGGCCACCGCGAACTCGTCCGCTTCCTGGAAGCATTGCAGTCGGTGAAGTTCGacacgctgccgtgcgccgcCGTTCCAGCGACGATGCGGGCACGTGCGGAGCTGCGTCCCTttcagctgcaggcgctctactggctgctgtcgcgcgagcagccgccgcttcttcgcgcgcgtgtggcgcCCGGGGACACCGACTCGCTTATCGCGACGAAGGAGGCGACGCGCACtatcgacagcggcgccgtcagccGCGGCGATGAGGAGGATGATGTGACTtacgctggcggcagcggccgtggTGGAGGTGAAGCCTTCGGGGAGGGCGCAGACTTCGATGCGGAGAGCTCGTGTACGGCATCGTCCGCCTCTCGTGCGCTGACAACTACATCGTGCCCTCCTTCTTCGGGTGTTGCCACCCGCACCcccaacggcggcgcagaggacgATACCAACATGTCCATGAGAGGGCAGGAGATGATATGCaccgtgcgcggcggtgtgTTCGCCGACTACATGGGTCTAGGTAAGACGCGCACGCTTATCGCGTTGTGCGAGACTACGCGGGTGCCACGCATCGATCGCGTGACCGGCTCCTTGGTGgagtcggcggcgacgctcaTTGTTTGCCCGACCTCCCTCCTCACACAGTGGGTGCGTGAAATACAACACTGCGTGCAGCggcctgccgcggcgccgctacGCATTCTCGTCTACTACGGAGCTCGCAAGCGCCACCTCAGCCTCTTCCAGGTGGCGCAGTCCTACGACTACGTCCTGACCACGTACCAGACGCTCTGCCAAAAGCAGCCACCCGCCTCTCGCTTCGGCCACACGCATGCCAACGGAGGCGCCATGaggagcggaggcggctcTCCGGCGAGGGCCGCTGACTTTTCCGACGTAGACGATTTTGCCGAGGGCTCGTCTTTCCCTTCGAGCGTGGACGATTACGATGTTGACCGGCGGCTGCAGACAGAGGTGGATAAGCTCTTCATGATCCGATGGGGTCGCATCATCCTGGACGAGGCCCACTACATCCGCAACATGCGCACACATCAGAGTCGCGCGTGCCTCAAGCTCAGTGGCGTCTGTCGCTGGGccgtgacggcgacgccagTGCAGAACAGTCTCAACGACCTCtatcctctcctccgcttcctcgccgTGCCGCATTTCAGCTCGCTTGTGTGGTGGAACAACGAGATTGTTCGCTACTACAACCTCGACCCGCTCCATCCGCGCCCCGTCACGGCGCTCAGCATCCTGTTCGGCTCTATCTTGCTTCGCCGCACACCGGACTCCATTGTGGATGGGAAGCCCATACTGGAGCTGCCGCCAAAACGGGCGATCACCTACACCGTGGGCTTGTCGCGCGAGGAGATGCGCTTCTACCAGTCGATTCACGCCAAGGCAACGGAAAAGCtgaacgcgctgcgcgaccgcgAGGCGTGCGCGGCTCGCACGCCGCTGGCCATCTTCACGACTGCCTTCGAAATGCTTGTGCGCTGCCGGCAAACGTGCCTGCACCCGTACATCGTGGTAGCGGCTCTCCGCCGGTGCCACCGCCTGCCGGGTGCAGAggctggccgcggcgccaccgcttcgCCGGATGGGATCGACCGCACCTCTGCTGCCACCAACTGTGCaagcagcgaggaggcgcggcatCAACGCGAGGAGGATCAGCGGACGGCGCGCGCCATCGATGAGTTTATTCAGACGGTGGTCCTTCGCCGGCTGCGCACCATCAAAGCCAGGGAGTTTGTCCAGTCCCTCGTCGAGGAGATTAAGCACCAGAAGCTGGAGTCGCGCGAGTGTATCATCTGCCTCGAAACAGTGAACCGTCCGGCTATTCTGCCCTGTGCGCACGTCTTCTGCGAGGAGTGCATCAAGCACGCTTTGCAGGCAACACGGCGGTGCCCGCTGTGCAAGCGCAACTCGAAAGCgtcggagctgctgctgattcCGGTGGAGCTTTTGAAccgcacggcgcagcagccgaacACGTCTACAGGCGGAGCTGACCGCGCTGGCGATGGCAGGACGAGTCCAGCCGAGCCGGCCCCAGAAGTGCCACTGCATTTGGATCTATCTGACATGAACAACTGGAGCCTGCAGCTGAGCTCGAAGACGCAGTACCTGATCGACACGATCCGCTCTCTGCCGGCGGAGGACAAGGTGGTCGTGTTCAGCAGCTTCCTGACGTACCTTCGCTGTGCGCAGCACTGGCTGCAAGCGGCTGGGGTTTCGTGCGCGCTTTACAGCGGGTCGATGACGATGAAGCAGAAACAGTCCTTGCTGGAGCTCTTTCATGACGCGGCTCggccagcgtcgccgcgcgtcctcctcgccacgATAAGCAGCTGCGGTGTGGGGCTGAACCTGACCTGTGCCAACCACTGCTTCCTGATGGAGCCATCGTGGAACCCTGgcacggaggagcaggcgcttAACCGAATTTATCGTATTGGCCAAACAAAGCCGGTCACCTTCACGAAGCTCATCGCCGATGGCACGATTGAGCAGAACATCAGCCAACTGTGCGACCGGAAACGCGCGCTGAGCGGGTactgcttcagcagcagtgtgacaggcgcggccgccgctggcggcggcggggatGGGCGACTGCGCACAGCCGATTTGCTGGAGCTGTTCGCGCCTGAGAAGTCGAGTGAGAgcagcgacgatgacgacagtagcgaggaggacgacgaggcaGAGGGGGAATAG
- the RPA1 gene encoding putative replication factor A, 51kDa subunit, translated as MQQPGSHQIQPIDSLTPFLGGKWWIRARVTDKTDIRTWNKPTSQGKLFSFTLIDESAAIRATVFNDAVDTFEPLIVNGQVYYFSGGQVKNANRRFSNVNNDYELTFDRSSEIMLARQDTSTAALPMQRYNFVPIELLKQREVGSLVDVLGVVLKVDEVSSITQKSTGRELVKRNVKMGDMTAAVEVTFWNDEAKAWCYPVGTVVALRQLKVGSFDGVTLSSTYQTKIDINPTDLPDVKKLATWYVTTGGANVTSLSSQGLGAASGAGGESDRGRKYLDEIQSEGIGRGLKPEYVDVRCVPIYFKQDAQWYDACPTCNKKVTEEGAQGDRFRCEKCDKTVTPTQRYLVSIQVTDNVSQAWLTLFNEAGIEFFGMEAAELKRRAQEDPLYIAKLAQGRMNRPVVMRLRVKEETSSNAMTGEESDRLRMSVVRISEFMPIAGTSEETRRRLAQNLRTECDEILRLIEAYV; from the coding sequence ATGCAGCAGCCGGGCAGCCACCAGATCCAGCCCATCGACTCCCTCACACCGTTTCTCGGTGGCAAGTGGTGGATTCGGGCCCGTGTGACAGACAAGACGGACATCCGTACCTGGAACAAGCCGACGTCGCAGGGAAAgctcttctccttcaccCTCATTGACGAGTCTGCCGCGATTCGGGCAACGGTCTTCAACGACGCCGTCGACACCTTCGAGCCGCTCATCGTCAATGGACAGGTATACTATTTCAGCGGTGGCCAGGTGAAGAATGCGAACCGGCGTTTCAGCAACGTGAACAATGACTACGAGCTCACGTTTGACCGCAGCTCGGAGATTATGCTGGCGCGGCAGGACACAtcaacagcggcgctgccgatgcAGCGCTACAACTTTGTGCCGATCGAGCTTCTGAAGCAGCGCGAGGTCGGTTCGCTCGTCGACGTGCTTGGCGTCGTGCTCAAGGTGGACGAAGTGTCGTCCATCACGCAGAAGTCGACGGGCCGTGAGCTGGTGAAGCGAAACGTCAAGATGGGCGACATGACGGCGGCTGTGGAGGTCACCTTCTGGAACGATGAGGCAAAGGCGTGGTGCTACCCAGTCGGCACCgttgtggcgctgcggcagctgaagGTTGGCAGTTTCGACGGTGTGACCCTCTCATCCACTTATCAGACCAAGATCGACATCAACCCCACAGACCTGCCGGACGTCAAGAAGCTCGCGACGTGGTATGTGACGACTGGCGGCGCTAACGTGACGTCTTTGTCGTCGCAGGGGCTTGGCGCCGCGAGCGGGGCCGGTGGCGAGAGCGACCGCGGCCGCAAGTACCTGGACGAGATCCAGTCGGAGGGGATCGGACGGGGCCTGAAGCCCGAGTACGTCGACGTCCGGTGCGTTCCGATTTACTTCAAGCAGGATGCCCAGTGGTACGACGCGTGCCCGACCTGCAACAAGAAGGTGACCGAGGAGGGCGCGCAGGGTGACCGCTTTCGCTGCGAAAAGTGCGACAAGACCGTcacgccgacgcagcgctaCCTCGTTTCCATCCAGGTCACGGACAACGTCTCTCAGGCGTGGCTAACGCTCTTCAACGAAGCCGGCATCGAGTTCTTTGggatggaggcggcagaaCTGAAGCGTCGTGCGCAGGAGGACCCTCTCTACATCGCGAAGCTGGCGCAGGGCCGCATGAACCGACCAGTGGTgatgcgtctgcgcgtgaAGGAGGAGACGAGCTCGAACGCCATGACCGGTGAGGAGTCAGACCGGCTGCGCATGTCAGTGGTGCGCATCTCCGAGTTTATGCCGATTGCGGGCACCTCCGAggagacgcgccgccgcctcgcgcagaACCTGCGCACAGAGTGCGATGAAATTCTCCGCCTCATCGAGGCTTACGTCTGA